The Scomber japonicus isolate fScoJap1 chromosome 9, fScoJap1.pri, whole genome shotgun sequence genome includes a region encoding these proteins:
- the golm1 gene encoding Golgi membrane protein 1, with amino-acid sequence MGGLGNGRRGGRSPPLMIGALIACILVLGFNYWVSSSRNLELQTKLYELEGQVRRGAAERGVAEMKKTEFQEEIQRQKEQISHIESLYKRQLEGAQNTCSQEKGVLQQNISSSTKTIQELKGQLNQLSDDLGKLQKELQSCQGNINTLNNKLTYDMTHCHSQVLSQKELCDERVAAAKLEVQKKMEKLILPSAVSTQENTVKEGPVMAGPGTVKTATVESRTTSLSQPKGNEPSELLTNEIIVDKGLDTSMDLVPAKGPLQKESQSVPSATAIKQEVLLPPEDADETDMSETKTSKLLTKNLTEDKDTEVMDAHEEATQTEDPGMEGMLIGQGKAEETTTGQKLEDPDDYDADEQVVGGVDSEKRQKNKQPENIDKDMEEELADYNGDDENEGEFEADKQAELAQI; translated from the exons ATGGGTGGGCTGGGAAACGGACGTCGTGGAGGGAGATCACCCCCTCTAATGATTGGTGCCCTGATTGCCTGTATCCTGGTTCTGGGATTTAACTACTGGGTGTCCAGCTCCCGCAATCTGGAGCTACAG ACTAAGCTTTATGAGTTGGAGGGCCAGGTGAGGCGTGGAGCAGCAGAGCGTGGAGTGGCAGAAATGAAGAAGACTGAGTTCCAGGAGGAAATCCAGAGACAGAAGGAGCAGATTAGTCACATAGAAAGCCTCTACAAGAGACAGCTGGAAGGAGCCCAGAACACCTGCAGCCAAGAGAAG GGCGTACTACAGCAGAACATTTCCTCCAGTACtaaaaccatccaggaactcaaag GCCAGTTGAATCAGCTAAGTGATGACCTTGGGAAACTTCAGAAAGAGCTGCAGAGTTGCCAAGGCAACATCAACACCCTCAATAACAAACTCACTTACGATAT GACACATTGTCACTCCCAGGTGCTGTCTCAGAAGGAGCTGTGTGACGAGAGAGTGGCAGCTGCTAAACTTGAAGTGCAGAAGAAAATGGAGAAACTCATTCTTCCCTCGGCTGTCTCTACACAG GAAAACACAGTAAAAGAGGGACCAGTAATGGCTGGACCTGGCACAGTGAAGACAGCAACTGTTGAAAGCCGCACAACAAGCCTCTCTCAGCCCAAAGGAAATGAACCATCTGAACTACTGACCAATGAAATCATAGTGGACAAAG GTCTGGATACCTCGATGGACCTGGTTCCTGCAAAGGGTCCCCTGCAAAAAGAGTCCCAGTCTGTTCCCTCTGCCACTGCaatcaaacaggaagtcctGCTACCACCAGAGGATGCTGATGAAACAGATATGAGTGAGACAAAGACCAGTAAACTTTTGACGAAGAATCTGACGGAGGATAAAGACACAGAGGTGATGGATGCTCATGAGGAGGCCACTCAGACAGAAG ACCCTGGTATGGAAGGAATGCTGATTGGCCAGGGGAAGGCAGAAGAGACTACTACTGGTCAGAAACTGGAGGACCCAGACGATTATGACGCAGATGAGCAAGTAGTGGGTGGAGTTGATTCAGAGAAACGGCAAAAGAATAAACAGCCCGAAAATATAG ATAAGGACATGGAAGAGGAGCTGGCTGACTACAACGGGGATGATGAGAACGAAGGCGAGTTTGAAGCGGACAAACAAGCCGAGCTTGCTCAAATTTAA
- the lmbrd2a gene encoding G-protein coupled receptor-associated protein LMBRD2a produces the protein MSGAALAVVVVVVFLLALYLLQRYGDLRGQQRMVLLGTLLSWYLCFLIVFILPLDVSTTIYKQCVLDNEHHPTSLTPARHTNKTGASSSLYPTVSVPKVCEEPWSYIPEGVLPVLWRVVYWTSQFLTWMLLPFMQSYARSGAFSRVGKIKTALIENAIYYGTYLLIFISLLIYVAAHPKWQLTWTELQTIGITAANTWGLFLLVLLLGYGLVEIPRSYWLSSCHGYLLTKTYFKAAKMATEKAEAEENLADVMEEVAAVHASVRYNHTLRKCVDTILTKCPTEYQNQMGSDVESSCGEQNIILTKRSLVNLHKKVISAVQRHGQTQVQWWILLDQAFHLEDVAKCQSSPTRHFIHSSSSQHHGWIHSCIYTPTVEWYWECMFRRGFYKLLAVLLGLLSAVVVWSECTFFSTHPVLSLFAVFIQMAEKQYNYICIEMACFVSILFLCVCVYSTVFRIRVFNYYYLVPHHQTDAYSLQFSGMLFCRLTPPLCLNFLGLIHMDSAISHQDRIQTSYTSIMGSMHLLSFISDGFYIYYPMLILLLCFATFYNLGSRCLNLVGFHQYITDDDLTSDLVDEGKELIRRERRKRQKTEDAATQRWAWRERYGAQGTGGRTRGGYTELKGNQNSPVTEIRRNGFTVTRRDRDTEDQQTALLQDDSSDEGSPNKRCTGGRYLSLSPSQTGIFDDV, from the exons ATGAGTGGTGCTGCGCTGGCTGTCGTGGTTGTAGTCGTCTTCCTTTTGGCCCTCTACCTCCTCCAGCGCTATGGAGATTTGCGGGGGCAGCAGCGGATGGTCCTCTTAGGGACGTTGCTGTCCTGGTATCTCTGCTTCCTCATTGTCTTCATCCTGCCACTCGATGTCAGCACG ACTATCTACAAGCAATGTGTTCTTGACAATGAACACCACCCGACTTCTTTAACTCCAGCAAGACACACTAATAAGACAGGAGCCAGCTCATCTCTTTATCCAACTGTAAG TGTACCAAAGGTGTGTGAGGAGCCCTGGAGTTATATACCAGAAGGTGTCCTACCAGTGCTCTGGAGAGTTGTATATTGGACTTCTCAGTTTCTTACTTG GATGCTGTTGCCCTTCATGCAGTCTTATGCACGATCAGGAGCTTTCTCCAGAGTTGGGAAGATTAAAACAGCTCTCATTGAAAATGCAATCTACTATGGTACCTACCTCCTTATATTTATCTCTCTACTCATCTACGTGGCTGCTCACCCCAAATGGCAACTCACATG GACAGAGCTCCAGACAATCGGCATTACAGCTGCCAACACCTGGGGCCTCTTCCTTCTAGTGCTGTTGCTAGGCTACGGCTTGGTGGAAATCCCACGTTCCTATTGGCTCTCATCTTGCCATGGTTACCTGCTGACCAAGACCTACTTCAAGGCAGCAAAAATGGCCACTGAGAAGGCAGAGGCTGAGGAGAACTTAGCAGATGTTATGGAG GAAGTGGCAGCTGTCCATGCATCTGTCAGATACAACCACACACTCAGGAAATGTGTGGACACTATTTTGACAAAG TGTCCCACTGAGTACCAAAATCAGATGGGGAGTGATGTGGAAAGCTCTTGCGGTGAACAGAATATCATTCTCACCAAAAGAAGTCTAGTTAACCTTCATAAAAAA GTGATTTCTGCAGTGCAGAGGCATGGTCAGACCCAGGTTCAGTGGTGGATTTTATTAGACCAGGCTTTTCATCTTGAAGACGTAGCTAAGTGCCAGAGCAGCCCAACACGACACTTCATCCACAGCTCCTCTTCACAACACCATGGCTGGATCCATAGCTGCATCTACACTCCTACAGTAG AATGGTACTGGGAGTGTATGTTCAGGCGGGGCTTCTACAAGCTGCTGGCAGTCCTcctgggtctcctctctgcagtaGTGGTCTGGTCCGAGTGCACTTTCTTCAGCACGCACCCAGTCTTGTCCCTTTTTGCTGTCTTTATTCAGATGGCTGAAAAACAATACAACTACATTTGTATAGAG ATGGCGTGCTTTGTCAGTATCCTCTtcctatgtgtatgtgtctactCCACAGTGTTCAGGATACGAGTTTTCAACTACTACTACCTGGTGCCACATCACCAAACTGATGCTTACAGCCTGCAGTTCAGCGGCAT GCTGTTTTGTCGTCTGACTCCTCCCCTGTGCCTTAACTTTCTGGGCCTGATTCACATGGACTCCGCCATTTCACACCAGGATAGAATACAGACATCCTACACATCT atCATGGGCTCTATGCATCTGCTGTCTTTTATATCTGATGGGTTCTACATTTATTATCCCATGCTAATATTGCTGCTCTGCTTTGCCACTTTTTACAA TCTAGGCTCTCGCTGTTTGAACCTTGTGGGCTTCCATCAGTACATTACTGACGATGACTTGACATCTGACCttgtggatgaaggaaaggaactCATTAGAAGAG aaagaAGGAAACGACAGAAAACTGAGGATGCAGCAACTCAAAGATGG GCTTGGAGGGAGAGATATGGAGCCCAGGGAACTGGTGGGCGGACCAGAGGCGGTTACACCGAGTTAAAGGGCAACCAGAACAGCCCTGTCACAGAGATCAGAAGAAATG gTTTCACGGTCACTAGAAGAGATAGAGACACAGAGGATCAGCAGACAGCTTTACTGCAAGATGATTCCAGTGATGAAGGTTCACCAAATAAAAG atGCACAGGAGGACGTTACCTGTCTCTGTCACCCTCTCAAACTGGAATCTTTGATGATGTTTAA